AGACTTGCCATTGTTGGGGGGACTGGGCCATTGGCAGTCTTGGTCTTCTAGGTGACAGGCAGAGCCTTCAGAGACTTGCCATTGTTGGGGGGACTGGGCCATTGGCAGTCTTGGTCTTCTAGGTGACAGGCAGAGCCTTCAGAGACTTGCCATTGTTGGGGGGACTGGGCCATTGGCGGTCTTGGTCTTCTAGGTGACAGGCAGAGCCTTCAGAGACTTGCCATTGTTGGGGGGACTGGGCATTGGTGGTCTTGGTCTTGTAGATGACAGGCGTGCATGCAGAGTGACTTAACCTGTTTGCTCCTCAGATCCGGAAGATGAAGCTTCCTGGCCGAGAGAACAAGACAGCCGTGGTTGTGGGGACAGTCACAGATGACGTGCGGATTCTCGAAGTGCCTAAACTGAAGGTAAGTGACCAGCGTGGGCCTAGGGAACCTCTGTGGGTGAACTCCAGCTGTGCCGTGTAGCGACGGCACCCTGGCTTGCTGCCGTTTGTGCATCGTGCGCACTGCTGACAGCTTGGCTCCTGGGCTGCACCGTctgcttttcctccatttctttgcCGTAACAAAGGACAGGGACTCCGCTTGGGCCTGAAGCTTCGGGGGTGTTTGCCATCCACTGGAGAGGTTCTGGTGGAGTTGGTTGTCCTCAGAGTGCGCTGTGAGGATGTGTGACAGTCCCCACAGCTCCCGGTGTCTGCCCCTCAGGTGTGTGCACTGCGGGTGAGCAGCCGCGCCCGAAGTCGTATCCTCAAGGCTGGGGGTAAGATCCTCACCTTCGACCAGCTGGCCCTGGAGTCTCCCAAGGGCCGTGGCACTGTGCTCCTGTCTGGTGAGTGAGGGCTGCATTGAGGGAGGGCCTAGGTTTGGGGAGCCTTCTCTGGGGTCAAAGTTCCTGGTCTCTACTTAAACTCTCCTTCCCTGGCCAGGTCCTCGGAAGGGCCGAGAGGTATACCGGCATTTTGGCAAGGCCCCAGGAACCCCACACAGCCATACCAAGTGAGTATCAGGCAAAGAGCTCAGGCTTTGTCCCACGGTAGCTGTTAGCCACGGTGGCTGGTGGGGGGTGGTCAAAACTGTGGGCTACCCAGAACCTGTACCAATCTCTGGTGGTCCCCGTGAAGGCTCTCGTTCCCTAGCCCAGAAGAAGTTCCCCAGGCCCCAGTGGCCACTGTGAGCTGGGCTTCTCTCACCCCCATTTTCCCCCACAGACCCTATGTCCGCTCCAAGGGCCGGAAGTTCGAACGTGCCAGAGGCAGAAGGGCTAGCCGCGGCTACAAAAACTAACCTTGGATCTTACTGTTATTAAAGAGTTTTGAATGTTGATGGTCCTGTGTGTTCATGAAGTTGGGATGGGGCAGGATGGGTGACCCACCCATGGTGGGCACAGCA
The sequence above is drawn from the Peromyscus leucopus breed LL Stock chromosome 1, UCI_PerLeu_2.1, whole genome shotgun sequence genome and encodes:
- the Rpl18 gene encoding 60S ribosomal protein L18, which translates into the protein MGVDIRHNKDRKVRRKEPKSQDIYLRLLVKLYRFLARRTNSTFNQVVLKRLFMSRTNRPPLSLSRMIRKMKLPGRENKTAVVVGTVTDDVRILEVPKLKVCALRVSSRARSRILKAGGKILTFDQLALESPKGRGTVLLSGPRKGREVYRHFGKAPGTPHSHTKPYVRSKGRKFERARGRRASRGYKN